In a single window of the Gossypium hirsutum isolate 1008001.06 chromosome D02, Gossypium_hirsutum_v2.1, whole genome shotgun sequence genome:
- the LOC107936706 gene encoding NEDD8-activating enzyme E1 regulatory subunit AXR1, producing the protein MAEPKTKYDRQLRIWGEQGQAALEKASICLLNCGPTGSETLKNLVLGGVGSITIVDGSKVEFGDLGNNFLVDDSSLGQSKAKCVCCFLQELNDAVKAKFIEEYPEALIDTNPSFFSQFTLVVATQLVEESMVKLDRICRQENVMLIFARSYGLTGLVRICVKEHTVIESKPDHFLDDLRLNNPWPELRGFAEAIDLNVQDPVAHKHIPYVVILVKMADEWKTSHGGTLPSTREQKREFKELLKARMAATDEDNYKEAIDASFKLFAPQGISSDLQQIINDSCAEVGSSSSDFWVMVAALKEFIANEGGGEVPLEGSIPDMTSSTEHYVNLQKIYQAKSEADYLVLEERVRNILKKIGRDPHSIPKATIKSFSKNARKLKVCRYRSIEDEYNNPSPAELHKYLTDEDYSIAVGFYILLRAVDRYAANFNHFPGQFDGGLDEDISRLKTTAVSLLNDLGCSGLTLTEDLINEMCRFGAAELHAVAAIIGGIASQEVIKLITKQFVPMTGTFAFNAIDHKSQLLNLC; encoded by the exons ATGGCGGAGCCTAAAACCAAATACGATCGGCAGCTCAG GATCTGGGGTGAACAAGGGCAAGCAGCTCTAGAGAAAGCGAGCATATGTTTACTAAATTGTGGGCCAACTGGTTCTGAGACTTTGAAGAATCTTGTCCTTGGTGGTGTCGGAAGCATTACTATAGTCGATGGATCTAAGGTTGAATTCGGCGACCTTGGAAACAATTTTTTGG TGGATGACTCAAGCCTTGGTCAGTCAAAAGCCAAATGTGTTTGTTGCTTCCTCCAAGAGCTAAACGATGCTGTTAAAGCTAAGTTTATTGAAGAGTATCCCGAGGCTTTAATCGACACCAACCCCTCTTTTTTTTCTCAGTTTACCTTAGTTGTTGCCACTCAG CTGGTGGAAGAATCTATGGTGAAGCTTGATAGAATTTGTAGACAAGAAAATGTGATGTTGATTTTTGCTCGCTCCTACGGCCTAACAGGTTTAGTTCGAATCTGTGTGAAG GAACACACTGTAATTGAATCAAAGCCTGACCATTTTCTAGATGACCTTCGGTTAAATAATCCATGGCCTGAGTTGAGAGG GTTTGCTGAAGCTATTGATCTAAATGTGCAAGATCCTGTTGCTCATAAACACATACCATATGTTGTCATCCTTGTCAAGATGGCCGATGAGTGGAAGACAAGCCATGGAGGTACTCTACCATCAACCAGAGAACAGAAAAGAGAGTTCAAG GAACTTCTCAAAGCCAGGATGGCTGCGACGGATGAAGATAACTATAAAGAAGCTATTGATGCCTCCTTTAAATTGTTTGCTCCTCAAGGAATCA GTTCAGATTTGCAGCAGATAATTAATGATAGCTGTGCTGAAGTTGGTTCTAGTTCTTCTGACTTTTGGGTGATGGTAGCAGCTTTGAAG GAGTTCATTGCAAATGAAGGTGGTGGGGAGGTACCACTTGAGGGGTCGATACCAGATATGACATCTTCAACTGA GCATTATGTAAACTTGCAGAAGATCTATCAGGCTAAATCTGAGGCTGATTATCTTGTTCTTGAAGAACGAGTTAGGAATATTCTTAAGAAAATTGGTAGAGATCCACATAGTATCCCTAAGGCAACAATAAAAAGCTTCAGCAAAAACGCTAGAAAGCTCAAA GTTTGTAGGTATCGCTCCATTGAGGATGAGTATAATAATCCATCTCCTGCTGAGCTGCATAAGTATTTAACCGATGAAGATTACAG TATTGCTGTGGGATTCTATATTCTTCTAAGAGCTGTTGATCGCTATGCCGCAAATTTTAACCACTTTCCGGGACAGTTTGATGG TGGATTGGATGAGGATATATCTCGGCTAAAAACGACAGCTGTTAGCCTACTTAATGATTTGGGTTGTAGTGGCTTAACATTGACAGAGGATCTTATTAATGAAATGTGCCGATTTGGTGCTGCAGAGCTCCATGCTGTTGCTGCCATCATTGGTGGAATTGCATCTCAAGAAGTCATCAAG CTTATAACAAAACAGTTTGTTCCAATGACTGGCACGTTTGCATTCAATGCGATTGATCACAAGTCCCAATTGTTGAATCTGTGTTAG